TATGTAAAGAATCTATTGGTCTTCGCTGCGTTGATGTGTAGCGGAGAATTTTTCGATACTGATAAGATCATCGCAGACTCTATTGCGTTCGTCTCGTTCTGTTTGATCTCCTCTGTGGTATATATCATCAACGACATCCGGGATCGAGATAAAGATCGCCAGCATCCAACCAAACGTTATCGGCCAATTGCTAGTGGAGCGGTAACTGTGCGCAATGCATGGATACTCGCAATCCTGTTGTTCGTGCTTTCAATGGCTGCGAATGCATGTGTGCTACATGTTGATTCCACCCTTGTTCTATTGCTTTATTTGGTATTGAACCTGGCTTATAGTTTTGGTTTAAAAAATGTTCCTTTGCTGGATGTCGCAATTCTGGTTTCTGGTTTCATCATCAGAGTGGTCTATGGAGGGATGGTTAGTGACATTACCATTTCGAATTGGCTGTATCTGGCTATAATAACTTTGGCATTTTATTTCGCATTTGGCAAGCGTAGAAATGAGTTGCAAAAAGGTAAGAATACCGAAGCTGGCGAAACAAGATCGGTACTAAAGTATTACACTCTGAATTTTTTGGATAAAAGTATGAATATGTGTCTCACTTTGGCGATTGCCTTTTACTCCTTATGGAGCATTGACGGTAAAACTGCTTCTTTGTATCATGGCAAATATTTAATATTCACCGTGCCTTTGGTCCTTCTTATTGTGTTGAAATACAGTCTCACGGTTGAAGGCGATTCAGATGGTGATCCGGTCGAAGTGTTGTTGCACGATAAAGTACTGTTGCTGCTCTGCGTGGTGTATTTGCTTATTATGTTCGGGATGTTGTACTTATAGACACGAATGACGTGGTGCGAATTAATCTGATGTAAGATGTGACTTTTATGCTTTTGTCCGTCCCGTTCTTAAAGATTTGAACGTGGGCTATTCGGTGATGACTATAGTTGATGTCCTTGTGACGTGTACTGTTTTCGCTTTGACTGTCGATCGGCAATAAAGGTCGTTGGTTTGAACTTTGCTGGAATTGCAAAGTAGTTAGGAGAGTGCGTTCTGCTCTCTTATCCTGTCCTGAGGGACGATAGAAGATGAAGATTTATATTCCCAATCGTCTGTCAGCGTTGATGTTTGACGAACTTCTTTTGTATAAATTGCCGCTCGTCCTTTGACAAGACGAAAAGCCAAGAGGCAATGGAATACAGGAATACATAAAGACAACCCATGAACAGAAATCGCTTTAGACTGATGACGGGTATTATTGTGGTCAATAGCAAGCAGATAACCGTCACGGCTGCGCTAGTGACCAAGGTAGGAACCATTTTTGCCCAGAAGTATTTCATACTTAGGCCTAGGCGAAATTGGAAATACCAATTCATGAAGACACCAGTGCTCAAAACGACGCTAACCACATAACCGATAGTGGTGGCCCAATAGCCGTATTTCGGTATAAATACTACTGATATGAGAATATTCAAAAAGGCAGTCACCACATATGCCAGGCTACGGGCCTTTTGTTTGTTGCGTGCCCTTTGTATTGCCATACCCGTGTTTTGTGTTAGATCGAATATCTGCGGTAGCGTCATAATGAGAATCATTAAATAGGCATCATCAAAGCCTGATCCCGCCCAAATCGTAATGAAATACTTTCCTACGACGATAAAACCACAATATAGAAAACAGAATACAATCATCTGGTATCTGCCGACATGCGTCATGAGCTGGGTGAGTTCGATGTCGTCGTTACTTGTCGCAACAATCCTGTTGATTTTCGGTACAAACACATTCATTAGCACGGTTGAGAGCGGCATAAACAGTGACCTTATTTGTAATGCTACTGCGAAGACCGCTACCGTACGCGCACTAGATAAGGCGCCGAGCAAAAAATTCGGTGCATAGCTATTTACTATATCAAAGATCTGGTTAAGGAAAATCCAAAAACTGAATGAGGCGAGACTTTTGAATAGAGTTGAATCGAACGATGAAAAACTGAATCTCATGCGAAGTTTTCGCACCGCGTAATTCATATTCAGTAATAATAAAATTGTCGACATGATGGCTTTTGCGCTTGCTACTCCCACCGCTCCAAAACCAAGGTACAGCGAAAAAACGGCCAAAACTGGTACTGCAATGCTCGTTGCCAGCTGTCGTGACTGTTGGAAAACAAATCGTTCATGAACCATGATATATGAGTCGAATACAGTTCCGGGAAATGAGATGGCAACGCTGTAAACCATGATGGCAATGAGTTTTTTAGCCAGTTTTCGTTCGGATTCGTCAAGTCCTTTTGAAAATAAGAAATCGACGTTTGTAAACAATACGCAGCCGCATAGTACTGCAAGTGCAGCTATTGCGATAAAGATAATGAGGTACATCCCGTTGAGTTTCCAGATTTCTTTTTCTGCGTGTTTGGCTTCTCGCGCGGAATAAAACTTCACATAGGCAAAATCAAAACCCATGGTCAGAATAAGTAGGGCCTGTACTACTGAATTGGTCATCTGGAAGACGCCATAATCATCCTGGCCAAGCATTCGAATCAGAAGGGGTGTATATAACAGATTTATGATTGTAGTTGCTATGATATTGATATAGCCAACCGCTGCGCCTTTCCCGCGTTCTCCTGCCACTGTACATTCCATTCTTTATTTGGGCCCGTCGCTATATGATATGATTTTACTCATATAACGGTATTTTTATAGAGGGCGTGAACGATTGAACTGGTCGTATATTGCTAGTGACTTACTCAGGTATGAAGGCCGAGTGAGTGTTCTTCCTTTTTTACATGCATATTTACGTAATGCCTCCTTTCGTTTCCAAGTAGCTTTCAGGTTGCGCTCCAGGGGAGGGAAAATCACTAGGATTGTGGGGCTTGTGCTATGGATTTTAAATTTGACACGACATCGTATACAGATTCCATGCAATACCGAAATAGGACATGGCCTATATATTGGGCATGCTGGCCCGGTTGTAGTGAGTCCGGATGCGCAAATCGGTGACAATGTCAATTTATCACAATTTACGACAATAGGTTCCAATGAGGGATGTGCTGCTCGTATTGGTAACGCAGTTTATATAGGACCAGATGTTTGTGTGGTGGAAAACGTCTCCATTGGTGATGAAGCCACTATCGGTGCAGGTAGTGTCGTTACCAAAGACATACCTGCTAAAGCCACAGCTGCTGGCAATTATGCAAAGGTTCTGAATTATAAGAACCCTGGTCGATATATAAAGAATCGTTGGAAGATCTGATTTGGTTTTTCGGGTTATTATTATTTATCAAATTTCGAGGAACACATGTCTAAGTTGAGAAGTTTTCGTAAATTTGTATGGATTTTTTAATCTCAGAAACATCCGCAGTCCTTTATCGGATTATCTATATGACGTGTAACTGATTCCTTTACTCGTCTCATTAGTAATGAGATTTCCTGAGGTTATGTAAGCAATGATAGATCTGAGTCCAGCGAATTATTGGATATTTCCAAATCAATTAAAATCATTGGCTCTTATTATATGCTATGGATTTAACCACTACTCTAAACAAGATGTTATGAGGTATAGGAGAGCAAGGTCCTGTACCCGCTGATATTACCGTTTCTAGAGGCTATAGGGTCGACAAAGGAGTACACTCTAAAGAGTCTGCAACGTATGGCAATGTTCTTGATATGTTACATAAATAGCATTCTCAGAGTAATATGGCGGCTGATTGATATGTTTGACTGGGCGATACGATTTCCGAGTTTCCTATGGTGCCGAGGCCAAGTGCAAGGGGTGAAACAGGTGATTTTCTAAGTGTACTGGTTTTTATGGCATGATGATTTGTGATTTTTGTCTAATACGGTTTTGGAAGCATCAGTAAGGTACAGCAATATGGCATTCGAATTCGAAAAGGAACTGAGAGTCACCAAGACGAACATTCCGGGGCTGTTGGTGCTCGATCTGCCGGTGCACGGCGACAACCGCGGCTGGTTCAAGGAGAACTGGCAGCGTGCCAAGATGACGGCTCTGGGACTGCCGGACTTCGGGCCGGTGCAGAACAACATCAGCTATAACGATAAGAAGGGCGTCACGCGTGGAATCCACGCCGAGCCGTGGGACAAGTATATCTCGATCGCCGCCGGCGAGATCTTTGGAGCGTGGGTCGACCTGCGTCCCGGCGAGAGCTTCGGGCAGGTCTATACGACCCGTCTCGACCCGTCCCGTGCGATCTATGTGCCGCGTGGCGTGGGCGACAGCTTCCAGGCGTTGCAGGACGGCACGGTCTATACGTATCTGGTGAACGCGCACTGGTCGCTGGAGCAGAAGAAGACCTACACCTTCGTCAACCTCGCTGACCCGGATTTGCATATCGATTGGCCCATCCCGCTGGAGGAGAGCGAGCGCAGCGAGGCCGACCTGCATCACCCGATGCTCAAGGACGCCAAGCCCATGGCTCCGCGTCGCACGTTGGTGACTGGCGCGAACGGACAACTTGGCCGGTCGATTCAGGCGTATGTCAAAGGGCATGGCCTGCAAGGCTTCGAGTTCACTGACCGTGATACGTTCGATTTCTCTAATCCCTCTTCTTATAAGAACTATGATTGGAATCTTTACGGCACCATCATCAATGCCGGTGGTTACACTGCGGTCGACAAAGCAGAAACCGAAGAAGGCCGTAGAACGGCATGGGGTACGAATGTGCACGGAGTAGCACTGTTGGCTAAAACTGCGCAAATGTATAACCTTACTTTGATTCATGTTTCCAGTGATTACGTTTTCGACGGTGAGGTTCAAGAGCATACGGAAGACGAGGGATTTGCCCCGCTCGGTGTCTACGGTCAGACCAAAGCAGCTGCCGACGCGATTGTCTCTGTTGTTCCACGCCACTACATCATCCGATCAAGTTGGATTGTCGGCGACGGACACAATTTCGTTAGGAC
The window above is part of the Bifidobacterium sp. ESL0732 genome. Proteins encoded here:
- a CDS encoding bifunctional dTDP-4-dehydrorhamnose 3,5-epimerase family protein/NAD(P)-dependent oxidoreductase — its product is MAFEFEKELRVTKTNIPGLLVLDLPVHGDNRGWFKENWQRAKMTALGLPDFGPVQNNISYNDKKGVTRGIHAEPWDKYISIAAGEIFGAWVDLRPGESFGQVYTTRLDPSRAIYVPRGVGDSFQALQDGTVYTYLVNAHWSLEQKKTYTFVNLADPDLHIDWPIPLEESERSEADLHHPMLKDAKPMAPRRTLVTGANGQLGRSIQAYVKGHGLQGFEFTDRDTFDFSNPSSYKNYDWNLYGTIINAGGYTAVDKAETEEGRRTAWGTNVHGVALLAKTAQMYNLTLIHVSSDYVFDGEVQEHTEDEGFAPLGVYGQTKAAADAIVSVVPRHYIIRSSWIVGDGHNFVRTMMKLSNRVADPNDELTQVKVVNDQYGRLTFTDDIVNGIFHLLTSSAKCGTYNLTGSGSVMSWAEIARRVFEKTNGNSDKVVPVTTQEYYAEETGLISPRPTNSFLDLVKLADAGYETGDWEQNLAEYIEGQQNL
- a CDS encoding decaprenyl-phosphate phosphoribosyltransferase, whose product is MKYIKLMRVQHYVKNLLVFAALMCSGEFFDTDKIIADSIAFVSFCLISSVVYIINDIRDRDKDRQHPTKRYRPIASGAVTVRNAWILAILLFVLSMAANACVLHVDSTLVLLLYLVLNLAYSFGLKNVPLLDVAILVSGFIIRVVYGGMVSDITISNWLYLAIITLAFYFAFGKRRNELQKGKNTEAGETRSVLKYYTLNFLDKSMNMCLTLAIAFYSLWSIDGKTASLYHGKYLIFTVPLVLLIVLKYSLTVEGDSDGDPVEVLLHDKVLLLLCVVYLLIMFGMLYL
- a CDS encoding oligosaccharide flippase family protein, with amino-acid sequence MAGERGKGAAVGYINIIATTIINLLYTPLLIRMLGQDDYGVFQMTNSVVQALLILTMGFDFAYVKFYSAREAKHAEKEIWKLNGMYLIIFIAIAALAVLCGCVLFTNVDFLFSKGLDESERKLAKKLIAIMVYSVAISFPGTVFDSYIMVHERFVFQQSRQLATSIAVPVLAVFSLYLGFGAVGVASAKAIMSTILLLLNMNYAVRKLRMRFSFSSFDSTLFKSLASFSFWIFLNQIFDIVNSYAPNFLLGALSSARTVAVFAVALQIRSLFMPLSTVLMNVFVPKINRIVATSNDDIELTQLMTHVGRYQMIVFCFLYCGFIVVGKYFITIWAGSGFDDAYLMILIMTLPQIFDLTQNTGMAIQRARNKQKARSLAYVVTAFLNILISVVFIPKYGYWATTIGYVVSVVLSTGVFMNWYFQFRLGLSMKYFWAKMVPTLVTSAAVTVICLLLTTIIPVISLKRFLFMGCLYVFLYSIASWLFVLSKDERQFIQKKFVKHQR